From Rubrivirga sp. SAORIC476, a single genomic window includes:
- a CDS encoding PorV/PorQ family protein — protein sequence MLSLSLLPRAARRTALVLALGLSAGAASAQSGTAASEFLNIPVGARATAMGGAFGATASDGSALYWNPAGLAGLSDATATFEYAQWYVGADVNFVSVSSPTPLGTVALGVTALTYDDMDVIRETGNAQQPTGETFSAGSYAVSLAYARQLTDRFAMGGTVKVVREQIAQSGATGVAFDIGTLFVTPFQGVRLGASIANFGTKMQIDGAELNIPFDPLPGQSGNNNTIPGRIVTDEFDLPITMRVGLATEVYQQAGTRVTLAVDALSPSAAAQHVNAGAEVGLLGDLVQLRGGVQELFMEESTRSFTAGAGLRYGFGRLDLSADYAYEAAEYFDGVHRLSVGLRF from the coding sequence ATGCTCTCTCTCTCTCTCCTGCCTCGGGCGGCGCGCCGGACCGCGCTCGTGCTGGCCCTCGGGCTCAGCGCCGGAGCCGCCTCGGCGCAGTCGGGGACGGCGGCCTCCGAGTTTCTCAACATCCCCGTCGGCGCGCGGGCGACGGCCATGGGCGGGGCCTTCGGGGCGACCGCCTCCGACGGCTCGGCGCTGTACTGGAACCCCGCCGGCCTGGCGGGCCTGAGCGACGCCACGGCGACGTTCGAGTATGCCCAGTGGTATGTCGGCGCGGACGTCAACTTCGTGTCGGTCTCCAGCCCGACGCCGCTCGGCACCGTCGCCCTCGGCGTGACGGCGCTCACCTACGACGACATGGACGTGATCCGGGAAACCGGCAACGCCCAGCAGCCGACCGGCGAGACGTTCTCGGCGGGCTCGTACGCGGTCTCGCTGGCCTACGCGCGCCAGCTTACCGACCGGTTCGCGATGGGCGGCACCGTGAAGGTGGTCCGCGAGCAGATCGCGCAGTCCGGAGCGACGGGCGTGGCCTTCGACATCGGGACGCTGTTCGTGACGCCGTTCCAGGGCGTCCGCCTCGGGGCGAGCATCGCCAACTTCGGCACCAAGATGCAGATCGACGGCGCCGAGCTGAACATCCCCTTCGACCCGCTGCCCGGCCAGAGCGGCAACAACAACACCATCCCGGGCCGCATCGTGACCGACGAGTTCGACCTCCCGATCACGATGCGCGTCGGGCTCGCCACCGAGGTCTACCAGCAGGCCGGGACGCGCGTCACGCTCGCCGTCGACGCGCTCTCGCCGTCGGCCGCCGCGCAGCACGTCAACGCGGGCGCCGAGGTGGGCCTGCTCGGCGACCTCGTCCAGCTCCGCGGCGGCGTCCAGGAGCTGTTCATGGAGGAAAGCACCCGGTCGTTCACGGCCGGGGCGGGCCTCCGCTACGGCTTCGGCCGCCTCGACCTCTCGGCCGACTACGCCTACGAGGCGGCCGAGTACTTCGACGGGGTCCACCGCCTGTCGGTGGGCCTCCGTTTCTGA
- a CDS encoding T9SS type A sorting domain-containing protein encodes MRPFSTPLGRWLGVLALAALFATPALAQRTVTLRMNSATLADTIKADTDLAGAEIRGQVTSGTALPDGNTIDWGSNTTLNPTNDGGDYWSIEFQIPDNEQLDFKFYFQQSEDAGLGGYEDGGNHVIAAGTGDVALDLHYFEKGDDKAYDWRPFAEATSDEINVWFRVYMLTADAFAEGRSYDRDNAALVVGARGNFGTLGGVDADGPITDWGNGSDDDQIVALTRESGDSNRPGYDLYSGLVTYPASSAGMDAQYKFYFRDGDTTGDIGYEPADNRTFTLPAAGTDTTLHWVYYGDSPAVDPPNLVTREIAFGVNVEPVNDVGLFATSDDKILIRGTVVPMTGWNDCTGGDNPTDNCVLTRDPGTLDYFSAQNVTGAPDDVFEYKYFVDFNDPDDSPQFEDELGNEIVLGWEEPLDFGGGNRRFLFTGNDEEVGPEFFNSIRPGNVIPEGTSVDVTFSVFMGRAMNADLFSRPFNPETDSVTVQFEDPLWLITQGYEAVDDRIAVVDNNRLIKGFKLTDPDGDMVYTGTLTVTGPTYNAIAYRYVFGDDTSLYSEGSGGEGAEGRRRYRYVTDTSTGSFDFALDAFRRNGTEGTGAEDTPWEYNPTGSFSAENNPFEFANAIPVGADDPLGLAVANEGSVETSTLAIGRVRPNPTAGQARVQVDAPVGSFVTVRVFDVTGRMVRTVVEDAPVAGRMLDIDTQGLASGLYLVRAEAGGEFATTRFTVVR; translated from the coding sequence ATGCGACCCTTCTCTACTCCCCTCGGGCGCTGGCTCGGCGTGCTCGCCCTCGCGGCGCTGTTCGCCACCCCCGCGCTCGCCCAGCGGACCGTCACGCTCCGCATGAACTCCGCCACCCTGGCGGACACCATCAAGGCCGACACCGACCTCGCCGGCGCGGAGATCCGTGGCCAGGTCACGAGCGGAACCGCGCTCCCCGATGGCAACACCATCGACTGGGGCAGCAACACGACGCTCAACCCGACCAACGACGGCGGCGACTACTGGTCGATCGAGTTCCAGATCCCCGACAACGAGCAGCTGGACTTCAAGTTTTACTTCCAGCAGTCCGAGGACGCGGGCCTCGGTGGCTACGAGGACGGGGGCAACCACGTCATCGCGGCCGGCACCGGTGACGTCGCACTCGACCTCCACTACTTCGAGAAGGGCGACGACAAGGCCTACGACTGGCGCCCGTTCGCCGAGGCGACCAGCGACGAGATCAACGTCTGGTTCCGCGTCTACATGCTCACCGCCGACGCGTTCGCTGAGGGCCGGAGCTACGACCGCGACAACGCGGCCCTGGTCGTCGGCGCGCGTGGCAACTTCGGCACCCTCGGTGGGGTCGACGCCGACGGCCCGATCACGGACTGGGGCAACGGCAGCGACGACGATCAGATCGTCGCGCTGACCCGCGAGAGCGGCGACTCCAACCGCCCGGGCTACGACCTCTACTCGGGCCTCGTGACCTACCCGGCCTCGTCGGCGGGCATGGATGCGCAGTACAAGTTCTACTTCCGCGACGGCGACACGACCGGTGACATCGGCTACGAGCCGGCCGACAACCGCACCTTCACGCTCCCGGCCGCAGGCACCGACACGACCCTCCACTGGGTCTACTACGGCGACTCGCCGGCCGTCGACCCGCCGAACCTCGTCACGCGCGAGATCGCCTTTGGCGTCAACGTCGAGCCCGTCAACGACGTCGGCCTGTTCGCGACCTCCGACGACAAGATCCTGATCCGCGGTACGGTCGTCCCGATGACCGGCTGGAACGACTGCACCGGCGGCGACAACCCGACCGACAACTGCGTCCTCACGCGCGACCCGGGCACGCTCGACTACTTCTCGGCGCAGAATGTCACCGGCGCCCCCGACGACGTCTTCGAGTACAAGTACTTCGTCGACTTCAACGACCCCGACGACAGCCCGCAGTTCGAGGACGAACTGGGCAACGAGATCGTCCTCGGCTGGGAGGAGCCGCTCGACTTCGGCGGCGGCAACCGGCGTTTCCTGTTCACCGGCAACGACGAGGAGGTTGGCCCCGAGTTCTTCAACTCGATCCGCCCCGGCAACGTCATCCCCGAGGGCACCTCGGTGGACGTGACGTTCTCCGTGTTCATGGGCCGCGCGATGAACGCGGACCTGTTCTCGCGCCCGTTCAACCCGGAGACCGACTCGGTCACGGTCCAGTTCGAGGACCCGCTCTGGCTCATCACGCAGGGCTACGAGGCCGTCGACGACCGGATCGCGGTGGTCGACAACAACCGCCTCATCAAGGGCTTCAAGCTGACCGACCCGGACGGTGACATGGTCTACACCGGCACGCTGACCGTCACCGGCCCGACGTACAACGCGATCGCGTACCGCTACGTCTTCGGCGACGACACGAGCCTGTACTCCGAGGGCAGCGGCGGCGAAGGCGCCGAGGGCCGCCGTCGGTACCGCTACGTCACGGACACGTCGACGGGCTCGTTCGACTTCGCGCTCGACGCGTTCCGCCGCAACGGGACCGAGGGCACCGGCGCCGAGGACACGCCGTGGGAGTACAACCCGACGGGCTCGTTCTCGGCCGAGAACAACCCGTTCGAGTTTGCCAACGCCATCCCGGTCGGCGCCGACGACCCGCTGGGCCTCGCCGTCGCCAACGAGGGCTCGGTCGAGACCTCCACGCTGGCCATCGGCCGCGTGCGCCCGAACCCGACCGCGGGCCAGGCGCGCGTGCAGGTGGACGCGCCCGTGGGCTCGTTCGTCACCGTCCGCGTGTTCGACGTGACCGGCCGCATGGTGCGGACGGTGGTCGAGGACGCGCCGGTCGCTGGCCGCATGCTCGACATCGACACGCAGGGCCTCGCGTCGGGCCTCTACCTCGTCCGCGCCGAGGCGGGCGGAGAGTTCGCGACGACGCGCTTCACGGTGGTCCGCTAG
- a CDS encoding TonB-dependent receptor has protein sequence MRLRFVLPLLGLLLGLAVPATAQTTGQLSGTIRDAQTGDPIIGASVLVEGTTQGASTNLDGEYRIIGVRPGTYALVASYIGYAQTRVEGVRVNVDLTTTTDFSLTSETLQTEEVVVTANADLVRRDLTSSEFRVTSESIENLPVQEVGDILRSQAGITGEGGSINIRGGRAKEVAYFVDGVRVTDAYDGSVSVQIENEGIEELQIIAGTYNAEYGQANSGIINVVTKDPGSTFEGNVEVFSGSYLVGGEGGADALRGRNTDAYPLLAGLPYLDVDPYSYLDTNPAQYVNAQASLSGPIVANRFGFFALGRYFRNDGWLYGATLYNPDGTPGDSSLVPMNAFEKVSGQATLKLRVNDTMNLSLTTLASVAMGDGGSDYFSFRRNPGGIRSYRDEGLTANLQFTHTLSNRAFYTLNASTFYKRNTTAAFDTIEEYDNNTFLLQTPEFVPTAFDAMGVPTDSTAVLTGPGRFLRGGVDLGRFQRETRNASFKGDFTWQALSQHLVKTGLEVRLDDIFLENYALILGDDGTLQIPGPNTNQYQIIDGVRPLTISAYVQDKAEYDSFVINAGLRFDYFDSNGQVPVDPEEPNVFNPQKRINRFNDLDGDGVISDAEAVDTNATTLEQRQAYFFEDATPKVQISPRLGVAYPITSQGVIHFSYGYFFQIPTYEFLFQNPGYRIGTTSGNYGPYGNADLDPQRTIMYEIGLQQGVGEDFLLDVTGFYRDIEDWVSVSFPIRATAPGVNYLVYTNLDFSNVRGITVALGKRFNGRFSFDVDYTFQVAEGSNSDPNDAIAARSDADSPTLRLIPLNWDQKHTFNTNVFVGGQGWGVSGLVRLGSGYPYTPAANADGDPIGSLPAVPANSLRRPTTASVDVYAFREFALGGVRPRVSLQVYNLLDARNAGAVYSDTGLPDVTFRDVAPTDDAGYYVRPDFYQEPRRIQLGLSVGF, from the coding sequence GCGAGCGTGCTCGTGGAGGGCACCACGCAGGGCGCCTCGACCAACCTCGACGGCGAGTACCGCATCATCGGCGTCCGGCCGGGGACCTACGCGCTCGTCGCCTCCTACATCGGCTACGCCCAGACGCGCGTCGAGGGCGTGCGGGTGAACGTGGACCTGACGACCACCACCGACTTCTCGCTCACCTCGGAGACGCTCCAGACCGAAGAGGTGGTGGTGACGGCCAACGCCGACCTCGTGCGCCGCGACCTGACCTCGTCCGAGTTCCGCGTCACGAGCGAGTCGATCGAAAACCTCCCGGTCCAGGAGGTGGGCGACATCCTGCGCTCGCAGGCAGGCATCACCGGCGAGGGCGGATCGATTAACATCCGCGGTGGGCGGGCCAAGGAAGTCGCCTACTTCGTCGACGGCGTCCGCGTGACCGACGCCTACGACGGGTCGGTGTCGGTCCAGATCGAGAACGAGGGCATCGAGGAGCTCCAGATCATCGCGGGGACCTATAACGCCGAGTATGGGCAGGCCAACTCGGGCATCATCAACGTGGTCACGAAGGACCCGGGCAGCACCTTCGAGGGCAACGTGGAGGTGTTCTCCGGCTCGTACCTCGTCGGCGGGGAGGGCGGCGCGGACGCGCTGCGGGGCCGCAACACGGACGCCTACCCGCTGCTGGCCGGCCTGCCGTACCTCGACGTCGACCCGTACTCGTACCTCGACACGAACCCGGCGCAGTACGTCAACGCGCAGGCGTCGCTGTCGGGGCCGATCGTCGCCAACCGCTTCGGGTTCTTCGCCCTGGGCCGCTACTTCCGCAACGACGGCTGGCTCTACGGCGCCACCCTCTACAACCCGGACGGCACGCCGGGCGACTCGTCGCTCGTGCCGATGAACGCCTTCGAGAAGGTGTCGGGGCAGGCCACGCTCAAGCTGCGCGTCAACGACACCATGAACCTGTCGCTGACCACGCTCGCCTCGGTCGCGATGGGGGACGGCGGCAGCGACTACTTCTCGTTCCGTCGCAACCCGGGTGGCATCCGGAGCTACCGCGACGAGGGGCTGACGGCCAACCTCCAGTTCACCCACACGCTCTCGAACCGCGCCTTCTACACGCTCAACGCGAGCACCTTCTACAAGCGCAACACGACGGCCGCCTTCGACACCATCGAGGAGTACGACAACAACACGTTCCTGCTCCAGACCCCCGAGTTCGTGCCGACGGCCTTCGACGCGATGGGCGTCCCGACCGACTCGACGGCCGTGCTCACCGGGCCGGGCCGCTTCCTGCGCGGCGGTGTGGACCTGGGGCGCTTTCAGCGTGAGACCCGCAACGCGTCGTTCAAGGGCGACTTCACGTGGCAGGCGCTCTCCCAGCACCTCGTCAAGACCGGTCTGGAGGTCCGCCTGGACGACATCTTCCTGGAGAACTACGCCCTCATCCTCGGCGACGACGGGACGCTTCAGATCCCCGGGCCGAACACGAACCAGTACCAGATCATCGACGGCGTCCGCCCGCTGACGATCAGCGCCTACGTGCAGGACAAGGCCGAGTACGACTCGTTCGTGATCAACGCCGGGCTCCGGTTCGACTACTTCGACTCCAACGGCCAGGTCCCGGTGGACCCCGAGGAGCCCAACGTCTTCAACCCGCAGAAGCGCATCAACCGCTTCAACGACCTCGACGGCGACGGCGTGATCTCGGACGCCGAGGCGGTCGACACCAACGCCACGACGCTGGAGCAGCGGCAGGCCTACTTCTTCGAGGACGCCACGCCCAAGGTCCAGATCTCGCCCCGGCTGGGCGTCGCCTACCCGATCACGTCGCAGGGCGTGATCCACTTCTCGTACGGCTACTTCTTCCAGATCCCGACCTACGAGTTCCTTTTCCAGAACCCGGGCTACCGCATCGGCACGACCTCGGGGAACTACGGGCCGTACGGCAACGCGGACCTGGACCCGCAGCGGACGATCATGTACGAGATCGGGCTGCAGCAGGGCGTCGGGGAGGACTTCCTGCTCGACGTGACGGGCTTCTACCGCGACATCGAGGACTGGGTCTCGGTCAGCTTCCCCATCCGCGCCACCGCGCCGGGCGTCAACTACCTCGTCTACACCAACCTGGACTTCTCGAACGTCCGCGGCATCACGGTCGCGCTGGGCAAGCGTTTCAACGGGCGCTTCTCGTTCGACGTGGACTACACGTTCCAGGTCGCGGAGGGCTCCAACTCGGACCCCAATGACGCCATCGCGGCGCGCTCCGACGCCGACTCGCCGACGCTGCGCCTGATCCCGCTCAACTGGGACCAGAAGCACACCTTCAACACGAACGTGTTCGTCGGCGGCCAGGGCTGGGGCGTCTCCGGGCTCGTCCGCCTCGGCTCGGGCTACCCGTACACGCCCGCCGCCAACGCCGACGGCGACCCCATCGGCTCGCTCCCGGCCGTGCCCGCCAACTCGCTCCGCCGCCCGACGACCGCCTCGGTCGACGTGTACGCCTTTCGCGAGTTCGCCCTCGGCGGCGTCCGCCCCCGGGTGTCGCTCCAGGTCTACAACCTGCTCGACGCGCGCAACGCGGGCGCGGTCTACTCCGACACCGGCCTCCCAGACGTGACGTTCCGCGACGTCGCCCCGACCGACGACGCTGGCTACTACGTCCGCCCCGACTTCTACCAGGAGCCTCGGCGTATCCAACTCGGCCTCTCGGTGGGCTTCTAG